AGTCCAACCCTATTGTCTCAGAAGCGACCGTTGCCTATTATTTAAGGAAGACGACTTTTTCGCTTTTTAGTAAAACGAGCCGTTTATGCATAAGTCGAATAATGAAAAAGAAGCAATCAGACCCTTTTTTTGACGAGGATCTGAAGGCTTCTTAAAGGTGAAAACTTTTGACTGACAAGTACACTATTTTATCGTTTATAATAGCGTAAAATTCCGTTCTCTTCCCTACACTCGACTTTTCCCATATCCTCTAAATAATCAAGTTGACCAATAGTTTCTGAAAGTGTTAAAACCGTTTGTTTTTTATAAACCTTCGGAAATAACTGCACACATAAATCAAATACAGTTGATTCATTAACAAAAGATAACACTTGCAACGCTCTTTCATGCTGCTTTTTCAAACGATGTTCAACAAGTTTATGAACATGCTCAACCCTTTCCCCATGTCCAGGATACACGATATCGATAGGTCGATCCATTAGCTTCCGTAAAGAATCGTTATACTGCAATAACGATCGAGGTCTTTCATTCCCTTGAAGAGGAGGTTCAATCAATGGATTAGAAGAAATGTTTTTGATTAATAAATCCCCGCCTAGCATAACTTTAAATTGTGAATGATAAAAGGAAAGATGGCTCTGGGCATGACCGAGTGTCTCAACAACTTCCCATCCCTCCAATCCATCAATGTCCATCCCTTCATTTATTACTTTTGTCAGTGGTCTATGACAGGAAAAACTCATCAACCCCTCAAACCCCTTCTCTATATAGGGGATTAACACAGGATCAATACCAAGCTTTATTAATAGCGTGCTCATAAATAATTGATGATGAGAAAAAAAAGCTTCATCTCTATTAATAAACGGATTTAAATAGGGGTGTCCCATCACATCAATTTCATCAGGAAAGAAATCTAATAAACCAGCGTGGTCAGGGTGATGGTGGGTTAACAAAACTTGTTCAATATCTTCAACAGAATAACCTGCTTCTTTTAACTGAAATTGAAAGCTGTCCCATGCTTCTTTTGTTTTTGGTCCCGTATCCACTAAGGTTAGGGCATCTCCCTTTACTAAAAATATGTTTACATCCCCTACGGGGAACGGTGTCGGCAATGACATTTGATATATTTTTTCATCGTTTGTCTTCACGTTCATTTCACTCATCCTTATTCATTAATCTATAAGTTTCATTTTACACATATAAATAGACTATGTCATTATTTTCGAATAATTCATATAATTATTCCTTGACAATCACTCGTCTCTCCATGCATAATGAATAAAATTAAAATTACGAAAGCAATGAATAGGGCTAGTAAATAGTGTTATGGAAAAAAGAGAGTGGGATTCATTGGCTGGAAAATTCCACATCCCTCTAACCTATTGAACCTACCCTATGAGCAGTTAGGCAAACCTAACCGTATCCTAGCGATAAAAAGGAACTGAGTAGAATGCTTTTAAGAAAGGCGCAAGCGCACGTTTAGCGACGAAGGGGCTTGAGCACTTCGTATGAGATAAAGGAAACACGAATAGCCGAAGGTTTCGATGTTGACTTATCATAAGAAGGAGGGCGAAAACTTACGAGTCGTTGGGCGCAGGAGCTAGACAATAGAAAGGCGCAAACGCACACCTAGCGACGAAGGAGACTTTCTTTTTTAAGCATTAAATAAGGTGGTACCGCGGTGTCTATCGTCCTTGAATGGAGGATAGGCTTTTTTTATTGGAATGAAAATATGGGAGGGAAATGAAATGAATAAGCAGATCGCCTTTATAGGGGCTGGATCGATGACAGAAGCAATGATAAAAGGAATTAGACAAAAAGGAACCATTGAATCACAGCAAATTACAGTCACAAATCGATCGAATTTGAATCGCTTGTTACAACTTAAAAACTTATATTCTGTTCAAACCTCTTCTTCCGTTGAAGACTTCATAAAAGATACAAATATCATTTTCTTAGCTATGAAACCAAAAGATGCAAAAGAAGCTCTTCAAACATTAAGACCATATGTAGAAAGCCACCAATTAATTATTTCATTAATGGCTGGTATCACGACAGCAGCTATAGAAAGAAGCTTTGAAAAAGAAATTGGGGTTATTCGTGCCATGCCTAACACTTCAGCAAGCATTGGATTTTCTGCCACATCTTTATCAAAAGGTTTATTTGCGACTAAAGATCAACTGGCAGAAGCCGTCGTTCTTTTCGAAGCAATTGGCATTGTCAAAACGATTGAAGAAAAACAAATGGATGCTGTCACAGGATTAATTGGAAGCGGCCCCGCCTATGTTTATTTTCTAGTTGAAGCCATGCAGGAGGCAGCAGAAAAGCTAGGCTTAGAAGACAACCTATCAGAAACCTTTATTTTACAAACATTAAAAGGGGCAACGAAAATGATCGAATCCTCCGAAAAAACAGCTGCACAATTACGGGATGATGTAACGAGTCCATACGGAACAACAGAAGCAGCTATGAATATTTTAAGCCAACATGATACAAAAGAAACTCTCGTTCAATGTATATTAAAAGCTGCACAACGTTCGAATGAGCTACAGTTATCTATGACAAACAACTTACTAAATAGTACTCAATAAATCAAAGGAGGGGGCCGGAAAGTCCATGTTCATAGTAATTGAGTACAAATTGAAAACCCAAAAATATTATTTTAACACCATTTTTGGGTTTTACTTTTATTAAGGTTTTATCTAGAAAGTTACTTTTGAGACAGCCCCTTTCTCTGCGGCAGAAATCCTCCATTACCTACCTCGGCCTAAAGGGTTTTCCGACTGCACCACATTACGTAGAGGAGGCTTTGACTCACTTTAATAAGGATTCAATTGTGTATGATAATAATTCAGGCAAATATTCAAATGTGTATTGAATATCCAAGCGCTCCGTCCATTTATGAGGGTCTCTTCCTACTGGTCCAACATTAATAACAGGCACATTTATTTCTTTCATTTCTTCTAATGGGAGTGAATACCCTTTTCCGTATAAAGGCATGTTTGTTGTTAATAAATCGATATTTACCGAATCTCTTAACTGAACAAAGCTTAAATCCGATAAACCTGGAAAATAATATTGACGCTGCAAGCGAATGTGATACTGATCCCTAGCAAAATCAATCAAGTTAGAACATACATTTTCAATTAGCTCGTCTTCTTTTGACG
This portion of the Bacillus carboniphilus genome encodes:
- a CDS encoding MBL fold metallo-hydrolase, which produces MNVKTNDEKIYQMSLPTPFPVGDVNIFLVKGDALTLVDTGPKTKEAWDSFQFQLKEAGYSVEDIEQVLLTHHHPDHAGLLDFFPDEIDVMGHPYLNPFINRDEAFFSHHQLFMSTLLIKLGIDPVLIPYIEKGFEGLMSFSCHRPLTKVINEGMDIDGLEGWEVVETLGHAQSHLSFYHSQFKVMLGGDLLIKNISSNPLIEPPLQGNERPRSLLQYNDSLRKLMDRPIDIVYPGHGERVEHVHKLVEHRLKKQHERALQVLSFVNESTVFDLCVQLFPKVYKKQTVLTLSETIGQLDYLEDMGKVECREENGILRYYKR
- the proC gene encoding pyrroline-5-carboxylate reductase, with amino-acid sequence MNKQIAFIGAGSMTEAMIKGIRQKGTIESQQITVTNRSNLNRLLQLKNLYSVQTSSSVEDFIKDTNIIFLAMKPKDAKEALQTLRPYVESHQLIISLMAGITTAAIERSFEKEIGVIRAMPNTSASIGFSATSLSKGLFATKDQLAEAVVLFEAIGIVKTIEEKQMDAVTGLIGSGPAYVYFLVEAMQEAAEKLGLEDNLSETFILQTLKGATKMIESSEKTAAQLRDDVTSPYGTTEAAMNILSQHDTKETLVQCILKAAQRSNELQLSMTNNLLNSTQ